The stretch of DNA GTATGATGCTTCCATTCTTGTGACAGAAAAAGCTATTGCTGATTATTTTGAAGAAGTAGCGTATGGGCGTGATGGAAAAATAGTTGCCAATTGGGTGATTAATGATCTCTTAGGGGCTTTAAATAAAGATAATCGTGAAATTGAAGAGTCACCAGTCTCTCCAAATCAGTTGGGAAGCATTATTGATCTTATAAAAGAGGGAACAATTTCTGGAAAAATTGCCAAAGATCTTTTTGAGATTGTTTGGAATGAGGGGGGAGATCCGCGTCAAATTGTAGAAGAGCGCAGTATGAAACAGGTAACAGATACAAAGGCTATTGAAAGAGCTGTTGATGAGATTGTTGCCAATAATGCTGATAAAGTTGCGCAGGCAAAGCAAAAACCTGCTTTAGCAGGTTGGTTTGTTGGGCAGGTCATGAAAGCAACAGGTGGTAAAGCAAATCCTCAAACTGTTAATGAATTAGTTAAGATGAAACTTGGCATAGATTAAACTTTATGGGGTGGAGAACAATCCATAAATATGATATTTTCTTGAAATTAAGAGGGAGCAAGTTATCCTATAAATTGGATTTGTAGATGAGTTTACCAGTTGCTTTTTCTGTATTTTACGCATTAACAATTGTATACCGACGATTGGTTTCATCAACATACTGAAGAAATGGAATAGAGAATGGCGCGTTTTTTAAAGCAAATCTTTACTTGGTGGAGTGGTAATACTATCGGTACACGTTTTTTTACATGGCGCAAAGGTAAGCGAATAGGGGAAGATCAATTTGGAAATATATATTATGAGGGGGGGCTTCATAAGGATGGTTATCCGCACCGTTGGGTTATTTATAAAGATTATTCTGAAGCATCTACTATTCCACCAGGTTGGCATGGCTGGATTCATCATCGTTTTGAGTGTCCACCAACCCAGGAAGATTATCATCCCTATGAATGGGAAAAGCCTCATGTCGCAAATATGACAGGAACAAGTAAGGCTTATCGACCAAAGGGGGCTATTCCTTACAATGATGAGCCTCCTTGTGTGCATGAAGATTATGATGCGTGGTCACCTAAAAAATAAAATGTTTTAATGGGCGCGTGTATTTTTGTTTTGTTTGGCTCTACGTTGTAACAAAAGTTATTTTTAAGGTGCGATTGGTTTTGATATGGTGAGGTTTTTTTTATTGTTAAGGATACATATTTTTTTAATAGGAATTTTAGTGTTTTTATCCTTAAATAGTGGGGGGCGGGCAGAGCGTATTAGCAATGGAATTGCTGTTTTTGCAGGTCTTGATAAAATTACGGGGCGGACGACACGTTTTGAGGTTTCTCTTGGTGAAGTTTATCAGTACGGTGCATTACAGGTAACACCCCGTGCTTGTTATACGAGCTCTAAAGATGAACCAACGCGTACAACAGGTTTTGTTGAAGTCAACGAAGTAACATTAGATAAAAAAATACGGCGTATTTTTACAGGATGGATGTTTGCAGATAGTCCTGGTTTGAACGCTGTTGAGCATCCTATTTATGATGTGTGGTTAAAAGATTGCAAGCAGAATTCTCAAAATCTACCTCTTCAGTAATAGTGTGTTATTATTTGTAATACATCGATTTATAATGAGGATTTATCATTTTATAATTTGAATGAGAGGTTCGGATTTCTATGATTTTTTCATTTCAAACCTTCTTATATTGAAAGATTAAAACTATTTTCTTGCACGTTACAAATGGAGGACGTGTGGATATTACTGTTTAAGAAAGGAATGAAAGTTTCTCTCATGAGCCGTTTAAATCCAAGGATGCACTATGCAAATCAACGTATTATTTTTTTCGAGTGTTCCATAGGAGACAATTCTTAAGTATATCTGTTAGAGGTAGAAATGAAAGGCATATTTACGGGTGTATTTTAAAGAGGTCTCTCTTAGGACTCATTATATTCATTCCGCAATGATGCCCAAGAATGGTATAATGATAAATCCATTGAGTATTCTCTACCTTTACACTTGTGAAGGAGGAAGCAAACACCAGCACATACTCTGCCAACTCCCAATATTGCTAACCTGTCCTGAGCACTTAAAAACTTTTCATAAGAGACATTCTTATTCCTCTTTTGTGCAGCTTTTCTCGTTCGTAGCGTACAAGTGAATGGTTTTGATTGCTTCAATATAAATAGGCTTGAGATGAGAGAATCTTACGATATTTAAAGCTCTAACGCAGTAGGAATAAAACTAAGTTACCATTATAAATCAAAAAATTGACTTTATGAGAAAACAGAATGTCAAATACATAATTTATGAAAACCAATGATGATATCAAGAGCAAACAAATGTCTTGAGCGGACCTTTATTCTCATGGAGTTTTTTTTATTCAAAAAGTAGAAGAAATTCAAACTCTGTTTTTGAAAAAACTGATATCTAAGATTATTTAAAGTTTCAATTGAAGTGTAGCGTGATTAAAAAAATGCAAAAATTGGTATATCTCTGACAAAAAGCAACATTTATGTATTTTACATTTTTGTGATAGAGTACTTTATAAGTGAGTTTGTTTATTCATAAGCTCTTGTATATTACATTGAAAAACTTCACATTTCAATAAGCAGGGGATCATTTATTTTGTAAATCATATTTTTGATTATCCATGCTTTTCAAAATCTTTTGTATAAGAGACACATGTTTTTACGGTGAGCTATTGAAGATTTAAAAAGGTGGCGTCGAAGAGGCGTTAAAAGATTCCATATCATTGGGTATGGTATCTTTATTTTGCGTAAAGAAGAACCAATTATCCTAAAAAATAAGAGATTTTATATAATGAAAGTTTCTCGTCATCAATATAAGAATATTTCGCAAATGCCGAGACAACCTAAAGAACCTTTATTGAATGTTCCACTTATCATTGTTGTTTTGATCGCATTTTGTTTTTGTCTTTATTGCATTCCGCAGTATTTTTTTTCTCATCAGCTTTATATTAAAAGCCTTGAGTTTTTTTCATTTACACCAGCATTGTTTAAGACGGATCCTATTGCATTTTTTTATACCATGGTGAGTTATTCATTTATGCATGGTAGTTTTAAACATGTTGCTCTTAATATGATTTGGCTTTTGGTTTTTGGCTCTCCTTTAGTAAGACATTTTGGTGTTTTATGTTTTTTAGTTTTTTGGGTGTTAACGGCAATTATTTCTGTTTTGACTTATTTTACATTTCATCAAGAAAGTATCATATCACTTGTTGGGGCATCAGGTTCCGTATCTGGAATGATGGGAGCTATTGCACGTTACGGTTTTCCTAGCAGCTATTTAGGTGTCAATGCGCAGAACGAAAAACCTTTGGGGACTTTATTATCCATCAAAAAAGCCCTTTGTTCCAAGGCCGTACTTATTTATATAAGTGTATGGCTGGCGGCTGATTTTATCATAGGTATTTCTTCCGTTCTGTTTGAAGAAAATGGTCTCTCAATAGCATGGGAAGCGCATATTGGTGGGTTTTTAGCGGGTTTTTTGTTGGTTGGCTTTTTTGATGTTTCACAAAAAATTAAAAACTAGAATCTAAGATATTTATGCGCCACATAAAGCGCTATTGTTGCTGCGTTTGAAACATTTAATGATTTAATATTTCCAGGCATGTCAAGGCGTGCTAGAGCGCAAACGGTTTCACGTGTTTTTTTTCGTAAGCCTTTACCTTCTGCTCCTAAAACAAGAGCAATTTTACTCCCTGTTAATGTTGTTTCTAGAGGTTGATCCCCTTCTGAATCGAGTCCAAAGCTTGTAAAACCTGTTTGGTGGATTTCTTGAAGAGTTTCAGCGAGGTTTCGTACGGTAATATAATGAATCATTTCCAGAGCTCCTGATGCTGCTTTCGCAAGAACGCCACTTTCGTGGGGCGAGTGACGGCAAGTGGTAATAAGTGCCTTAGCTTTAAATGCAACGGCAGAGCGCATAATAGCACCAACATTATGTGGATCAGTAATTTGATCCATGACAATGACCAGATCAGTATTGGTGAGTTCCGATAGTTTGCATGGTTTGAGAGGAGAAGTTTCCAAAACAATTCCTTGATGAACTGCCTCACTTCCAACCAGCGAATCAAGATATTTGGGGGTGCATAATGTAACAGGGCAAGGATAATCTGATTCGGACATATTTAATCGTTTTAAGGCATTTTGTGTAACGTAAAGACATTTAAAAATTCTTTTTGGGTTTTTTAAAGCAGCCTGAACGGAATGAATGCCATAAAGATGGATTATCCCTTGCTGTAAAGAAGCGGTTTTCTTCTTCATGTTTTTAGAAGATCGAGAGGAGGAAGCTTTTGTATCGCGATACCGGCGACGTAAACGAGCATAATGAGAATTTTGTGATGTTTTTTCTTTCATAACCTCTTTATAGCGTTTTAATAATAAAAAGTGCTAGAAAAAATCTATGATTTAAAGATATGAGCAGGAAATTTGTACAGAATTGTATTTATTCTGTTGACAGATACAATCGTAATCGTCATAACCACTTCGCAATCAGATTGAATTGAATGGGTATTCGAGATGATTGTCGTGATGCCTCATCGCGCGACTTTGCCGGTGTAATGGAGGGGTGCCCGAGTGGTTAAAGGGGGCGGACTGTAAATCCGTTGCGTATGCTACGTTGGTTCGAATCCAACCCCCTCCACCATTCATCGAAGGAGAGTTAGTAAGTGAGTCATGCGGGTATAGCTCAATGGTAGAGCAGCAGCCTTCCAAGCTGAATATGCGGGTTCGATTCCCGCTACCCGCTCCAAATGGTTGTTGATGATTAGGCAAATAGGTATGATGGAAGATATTCCATTATTCAAAGTGGGCGGGATTTCTCGTCTAAGGGTTGTGGTGATTGGGCTTGGTGTACGGTCCAGTTGGATTCAGTTCTGCAGATCTTTTTTAGGTGCTAACAAAGATAGAGAAAAAACAAGAGATTAATAGCGATGGCGAAGAGCAAATTTGAACGTACAAAACCGCATGTTAATATAGGTACGATTGGTCACGTTGATCATGGAAAGACTTCGTTGACAGCAGCGATTACGAAATTTTTTGGTGAGTTTAAAGCATATGATCAAATTGATGCAGCACCAGAAGAGCGTGCACGTGGGATTACCATTTCTACAGCCCACGTTGAGTATGAAACGGAAAATCGTCACTATGCCCACGTTGATTGTCCAGGACACGCCGATTATGTGAAAAACATGATCACTGGAGCCGCGCAGATGGATGGTGCCATTCTGGTTGTTTCTGCGGCTGATGGTCCAATGCCTCAGACACGTGAGCATATTTTGCTTGCTCGTCAGGTTGGTGTTCCTGCGATCGTTGTTTTTCTTAATAAAGTTGATCAGGTTGATGATAGCGAACTTTTGGATCTTGTAGAGCTTGAGGTTCGGGAACTTTTATCCAAATATGATTTTCCAGGTGATGATGTGCCAATTGTTAAAGGTTCAGCGTTGGCTGCTCTTGAGGACAAGGATAAAAGCATTGGTGAAGATGCGGTTCGTCTGTTAATGAGTGAAGTTGATAAGTATATTCCAACCCCTGAGCGTCCTGTTGATCAGCCATTTTTGATGCCGATAGAAGATGTTTTTTCGATTTCAGGTCGTGGGACGGTTGTTACAGGTCGTGTTGAGCGTGGTGTTATTAAAGTTGGGGAAGAAATCGAGATTATCGGTATTCGTCCAACGTCTAAGACAACAGTCACGGGTGTTGAAATGTTCCGCAAGCTTTTAGATCAAGGGCAAGCGGGTGATAATATCGGTGCTCTTCTTCGTGGTGTTGATCGTGAAGGGATTGAGCGAGGTCAAGTATTGGCGAAGCCCGGATCTGTTACACCTCATACACGATTTAAGGCAGAGGCTTACATTTTGACGAAGGATGAAGGCGGTCGTCATACACCGTTTTTCACGAATTATCGTCCACAGTTTTACTTCCGTACGACGGATGTTACGGGTATTGTCACGCTTCCAGAAGGAACGGAGATGGTTATGCCAGGGGATAATGTTGCAATGGATGTGTCTCTGATTGTTCCAATAGCGATGGAAGAGAAACTTCGTTTTGCTATTCGTGAAGGTGGTCGTACTGTTGGTGCCGGTATCGTCTCTAAAATCATTGAATAAATAATGCTTGCTGAAAGGTTACTAAAGGTGTTTTAGTTTTGAGAGTTAGGGGTATAGCTCAGTTGGTAGAGCGGCGGTCTCCAAAACCGCAGGTCGCGGGTTCAAGTCCTGCTGCCCCTGCCAAAGGGGATGGGGTTTTAGATATGGGGGTGGGTTTTGCTGCCTTTTTGCTTTTTTTTATAGGGGGCTTGTTTTTTTGTGTGTGAAACGCTATTGAATTAAGAATTAGAAAATTGCATCAGTTTGGAAATTGGCTTTTGTGTTTTTTCGTATTTGTTTTGTTGGATAAAACACAACCTAAAACACAGTGAGACTAGAAGAGAGTATATTAGGGCTAGAGAGAGTATAGTGTGACGATGGCATCTAAAACCAATCCAATTGCCTTTTTGAAGCAGGTTTATGCAGAAACAGTTAAAGTGAAGTGGCCTACGCGTCGCGAGACGGTTATTTCTACTATTATGGTTTTGTTGGTAACGGCGTTGGCTTCAGCTTTCTTTTTTATTGTGGATCAGGTTATGCATTTTGGTGTTTGGCGGGTTATTGATCTTCTGAAATATCTTTTTGGTTGAGAATGTAAGGAAGTGTGACTGTGGCGGCTCGTTGGTATATTGTTCAGGCATATTCGAATTTTGAAAAGAAAGTAGCGGAAGCTATTGATAAGGAGGCGAAGCAAAAAGGACTTGATCATCTGTTTGAAAAGATTTTTGTTCCAACGGAACGTGTTGTAGAGGTTCGTCGTGGACGCAAAGTTGATACTGAACGAAAGTTTTTTCCTGGTTATGTTCTTGTTCGTGCTGAATTAACAGATGAGGTTTATCATCTTATTAAGAATACGCCTAAGGTGACAGGTTTTTTAGGGTCGGATGCCCGTCCTGTCCCCATTTCTGATCGAGAGGTTGATCAAATTCTCAAACAAGTTCAGGAAGGGGTTGAATCTCCAAAGTCTTCTGTGTTGTTTGAGGTTGGAGAACAAGTTCGCGTTGCTGATGGTCCTTTTGTTTCGTTTAATGGAGTTGTTCAAGAGGTTGAGGAAGAGCGCTCTCGTCTTAAGGTTGAAGTGCTCATTTTTGGGCGTCCTACGCCTGTTGATTTGGAATTTGGTCAGGTTGAGAAACTCTGATTAAACTTAGGGTAGTTTTGATTACTTTAAGGAAGGAGTGGGAGGTGATTTACGGCTTTTGTCGGCTTAATGATCCGAACCACATGACTGCAGCGGGTAGCGAGTAAGATAAATTGTTAGCATACCAGTGAAATTGAAGGCAGATTATTATGGCAAAGAAAAGTATAGGTCAGCTCAAGTTGCAGGTTCCTGCAGGGGCTGCTACTCCGTCTCCACCGATTGGTCCGGCTCTTGGACAACGTGGTATTAATATCATGGAATTTTGTAAGGCGTTTAATGCAGCGACACAAGAAATGGAAAAGGGGGCACCGATTCCAGTTGTTATTACGTATTACCAAGATAAGTCTTTCACATTTTCTCTCAAGACACCTCCTGTATCATTCTTTTTAAAGAAAGAAGCACAACTGAAATCTGGTTCAAAAGAGCCTGGTAAAGTGTCCGTAGGAAGTATCTCTCGCGATAAAATTCGTTCGATTGCGGAATCAAAGATGAAAGATCTTAATGCAAATGACATTGAGGCAGCAATGCGTATGGTTGAAGGTTCTGCGCGCTCGATGGGCTTGGAAGTGGTGGGCTAATGTTATGGCAAAAGTAGCAAAGAGAATAAAAAATATCCGCAAAGATGTTGATTTTAATCAACTTTACGCTTTGAATGATGCCGTTTCAATGGTTAAGGAGCGTGCCGTAGCTAAGTTTGATGAAACAATTGAAATTTCAATGAACTTGGGTGTTGATCCTCGTCATGCTGATCAGATGGTTCGAGGTGTTGCGCATTTGCCTAATGGAACGGGGCGAAATATTCGTGTTGCCGTTTTTGCTCGTGGTGATAAGGCTGAGGAAGCTAAGGCAGCAGGAGCTGATATTGTGGGTGCTGAAGATTTGTTTGAAAGTATTAATGGGGGAGTGATTGACTTTGATCGTTGTATTGCAACACCAGACATGATGCCTCTTGTTGGTCGTCTTGGTAAGATTCTTGGTCCACGGAGTTTGATGCCAAATCCGAAAGTTGGTACTGTAACACTTGATGTTGCCGGTGCAGTCAAAGCTTCTAAAGGGGGAGCTGTCGAGTTTCGTGTTGAAAAAGCTGGTATTGTGCATGCTGGTATCGGGAAGGCTTCTTTTGGCGTTGAAAAAATCGTGGAAAATATTAAAGCCTTTGCAAGTGCAGTTATTAAAGCAAAACCGCAAGGTGCAAAGGGTGAGTATATTAAGCGCGTTGCTGTTTCTTCAACTATGGGAGTTGGTGTTAAAGTTGATCCAGCAACGGTTCGTTCAGAGTCAGTATAAGCTGATTTATAATTTTTTTTTGAGGTAAGTGACGAACAAAATTATATTTTAAATGCCGGTTTTGACTGGCATTTAGCTATCTAAGCTTTATAGAGCTTAGGTTGTACCGGGAGAAATTCCGGAATATCCTGTCCGAGATTGTAGGTGATGCTTTAGGTATCTTAATCAAAAAAAACCTGCATGAGACTGGTGTAAAAACTGAGAGTTAAAAGACTTAAAGGGTTTGAACCAAGGTTGCCTTTGAACGCTGTGCGTGAAAAAGGGGACAGGATCCTCATCGGTGACATGAAGTATTTTATGTTATCAAAGGTAACCAACAGGTTTGTTTTAAGCAAATCTGTTAAATGGAGAGAGACAGTGAATAGAGCGGAAAAACGCGAATTTGTTACATGGCTTAACGAGGCTTTTCAAAAGTCTGGTTCTGTTGTTGTTGCACATTATTCCGGTCTGACAGTTTCACAGATGAACGATTTGCGTTCGAAAATGGGTGAAGCTGGCGGTGCCGTTAAAGTCGCCAAAAACCGTCTTGCTAAAATCGCTCTTCAGGGCACGGAATCTGAATCAATAGCGGGTTTGTTTACAGGACAAACCCTTATTGCTTATTCAGAAGATCCAATCACAGCACCAAAAGTTGCTGTTGATTTTGCAAAAAGCAATGACAAATTTGTCATCCTTGGCGGTTCAATGGGTGCAACAAGTTTAACTGTAGATGCTGTGAAGTCATTGGCTTCATTGCCTTCATTAAACGAGTTGCGGGCAAAACTTGTGGGTATGATTTCTACCCCTGCGACCCGTATTGCACAGGTTGTTAATGCACCTGCAGGTCAGGTTGCACGTGTCATTGGAGCATATGCTCAGGAGGATAAGGCGGCTTAAGGCTGTTTGTATTCACGTTGATGGAAGAGCTTTAAAGCTTTTCTGTTTTTTTGAATAAGTTTTAATAATGGTTCAAATCTTTTAATTAAAGGAATTTAAAAATGGCTGATCTAGCGAAGATCGTAGAAGACCTTTCTAATCTAACCCTTTTGGAAGCTGCTGAGCTTTCTAAGTTACTTGAAGAAAAGTGGGGCGTTTCGGCTGCTGCTCCTGTCGCTGTTGCTGCTGTTGCTGGTGCTGCTGCTCCAGCTGCTGAAGAAAAAACAGAATTTGATGTTATTCTTGTTGAAGGTGGCGCACAAAAAATTAATGTTATTAAAGAAGTTCGTGCTCTTACGGGACTTGGTCTTAAAGAAGCAAAAGATCTGGTTGAAGGAGCACCTAAGCCTATTAAAGAAGGCGCTTCTAAAGAAGAGGCGGAAAAAATTAAATCTCAACTTGAAGCAGCTGGTGCTAAAGTTGAACTTAAATAAATTTAATTTTATCGGCGAACATTGATGTTCGCCGATTTTCTTTCTTTAAAAAGAGAGAAAGTAAAGAGTAAAAAAACTTTTACCAACGGTTTAATTACAGTAGTGGGTATAGGGTTGGATTACTCATCTCTCATCATAGAGCCAAGTCAAAAAAAGGCTTGTGTTGGTGAGGAAAGTTAACGATGCTCATTATTGGGTGTCAAGTGAACTGATCTGCATATGCAGGTTAATGATATAAGGCTTTCAAGGTTGGTCTACCTTGAAGAGTAAGGATCAAGGAGCGACGATGGCTCAGACTCACGCAATGATGTCTCAATTCAATGGTCGTAAGCGGGTGCGCAAATTTTTTGGTAAGATTCCTGAAGTAGCAGAGATGCCGAATCTTATTGAGGTTCAAAAAGCGTCATATGATCAGTTTCTCATGATTGAGGAACCAAAAGGTGGACGACCAGATGAAGGTTTGCAAGCTGTTTTTAAATCGGTATTTCCTATTTCCGATTTTTCCGGTACAGCGATGCTTGAGTTTGTTGGTTATGAATTTGATTTACCAAAATTTGATGTTGAAGAATGTCGTCAACGTGATTTAACTTATGCTGCCCCATTAAAGGTCATATTGCGTTTGATTGTTTTTGATATTGATGAGGATACTGGCTCCAAAGATATCAAAGACATTAAAGAGCAGGGCGTTTATATGGGCGATATGCCTTTAATGACGACCAATGGTACCTTTATTGTTAATGGTACGGAACGAGTTATTGTTTCTCAGATGCATCGTTCTCCTGGTGTCTTTTTTGACCACGATAAAGGGAAGTCCCATTCATCGGGAAAACTGCTTTTTGCTGCTCGTGTTATTCCGTATCGTGGCTCTTGGCTGGATATTGAGTTTGATGCTAAGGACATCATTTATGCGCGTATTGACCGGCGGCGCAAGATCCCTGTTACCAGTCTTTTAATGGCCCTAGGTATGGATGGGTCGGATATTTTGTCAACGTTTTATGATAAGGTAACTTATGAGCGTGATGGAGAAGGATGGCGTGTTCCTTATTCTGTTGATCGTTTTAAAGGAATGAAGCTCATTTCCGACCTTATAGATGCAGATAGTGGTGAAGTTGTTGCAGAAGCCGGTAAAAAGCTAACAGTTCGCACCGCAAAATCTTTAGCAGAAAAGGGACTTAAGGCGGTTAAAGTTAGTGAAGATGATTTATTAGGGTGTTATCTTGCCGAGGATATTGTCAATTACGAGACAGGTGAGATTTACCTTGAAGCTGGTGATGAAATTGACGAAAAAGTATTAAAAATTTTGCTTGATGTTCGTGCTGATCAAATCAATATCCTTGATATTGATCACATGAATATTGGCGCCTATATCCGCAATACTTTAAAGGTGGATAAAAATGAAAGTCGACAGGATGCATTGTTTGATATTTACCGAGTAATGCGCCCAGGTGAGCCTCCAACAATCGATACAGCAGAAGCAATGTTCCATTCATTGTTTTTTGATCCAGAGCGTTATGATCTTTCGGCCGTTGGACGTGTTAAGATGAATTTGCGTATGGATCTTGATTGTCCAGATACCGTTCGCGTTTTACGTCAAGAGGATATTCTTGCTGTTGTTAAGATGTTGGTTGAGTTGCGTGATGGCCGTGGTGAAATTGATGATATTGATAATCTTGGCAATCGTCGTGTTCGTTCCGTTGGGGAGTTGATGGAAAATCAATATCGCATTGGTTTGCTGCGTATGGAGCGTGCGATAAAAGAGCGTATGTCATCGGTTGAAATTGATACAGTTATGCCGCAGGATTTGATCAATGCAAAGCCTGCTGCAGCAGCAGTTCGTGAGTTTTTTGGATCTTCACAATTGTCGCAGTTTATGGATCAAACCAATCCATTGTCGGAAATCACCCATAAGCGTCGTCTTTCTGCTCTTGGCCCAGGGGGGTTGACTCGTGAACGTGCGGGCTTTGAAGTTCGTGACGTCCATCCTACCCATTATGGTCGTATTTGTCCGATTGAAACACCAGAAGGTCCCAATATTGGTCTGATTAATTCCTTAGCAACATTTGCTCGGGTTAACAAATATGGTTTTATTGAAAGCCCGTATCGTAAAATTATTGATGGTAAAGTTACCAAAGAAGTTATTTATCTTTCAGCAATGGAAGAAGCAAAGCATTATGTTGCTCAAGCAAATTCTTCATTAGATAGTGAAGGACGTTTTACAGAAGAGTTTGTTGTTTGCCGTCATGCTGGTGAAGTTTTAATGGCGCCGCGCGATCATGTTGATTTGATGGATGTTTCACCAAAACAGTTGGTTTCAGTTGCAGCTGCGCTTATTCCCTTTTTGGAAAATGATGATGCGAATCGTGCACTGATGGGATCAAACATGCAGCGTCAGGCAGTTCCTCTTGTACGTGCTGAAGCACCATTTGTTGGTACGGGAATGGAAGCTGTTGTTGCACGAGATTCAGGAGCTGCTGTAAGTGCAAAACGCAGTGGTATTGTTGATCAAGTTGATGCGACCCGTATTGTTATCCGTGCAACAGAAGATTTAGATCCTTCAAAATCAGGTGTTGATATTTATCGCTTACAAAAATTTCAGCGTTCTAATCAATCCACTTGTATTAATCAGCGTCCTCTTGTGCATGTCGGTGATCGGGTAGAGAAGGGGGATATCATCGCAGATGGTCCATCGACGGATCTTGGTGATTTGGCTCTTGG from Bartonella tribocorum CIP 105476 encodes:
- the rpoB gene encoding DNA-directed RNA polymerase subunit beta — translated: MAQTHAMMSQFNGRKRVRKFFGKIPEVAEMPNLIEVQKASYDQFLMIEEPKGGRPDEGLQAVFKSVFPISDFSGTAMLEFVGYEFDLPKFDVEECRQRDLTYAAPLKVILRLIVFDIDEDTGSKDIKDIKEQGVYMGDMPLMTTNGTFIVNGTERVIVSQMHRSPGVFFDHDKGKSHSSGKLLFAARVIPYRGSWLDIEFDAKDIIYARIDRRRKIPVTSLLMALGMDGSDILSTFYDKVTYERDGEGWRVPYSVDRFKGMKLISDLIDADSGEVVAEAGKKLTVRTAKSLAEKGLKAVKVSEDDLLGCYLAEDIVNYETGEIYLEAGDEIDEKVLKILLDVRADQINILDIDHMNIGAYIRNTLKVDKNESRQDALFDIYRVMRPGEPPTIDTAEAMFHSLFFDPERYDLSAVGRVKMNLRMDLDCPDTVRVLRQEDILAVVKMLVELRDGRGEIDDIDNLGNRRVRSVGELMENQYRIGLLRMERAIKERMSSVEIDTVMPQDLINAKPAAAAVREFFGSSQLSQFMDQTNPLSEITHKRRLSALGPGGLTRERAGFEVRDVHPTHYGRICPIETPEGPNIGLINSLATFARVNKYGFIESPYRKIIDGKVTKEVIYLSAMEEAKHYVAQANSSLDSEGRFTEEFVVCRHAGEVLMAPRDHVDLMDVSPKQLVSVAAALIPFLENDDANRALMGSNMQRQAVPLVRAEAPFVGTGMEAVVARDSGAAVSAKRSGIVDQVDATRIVIRATEDLDPSKSGVDIYRLQKFQRSNQSTCINQRPLVHVGDRVEKGDIIADGPSTDLGDLALGRNVLVAFMPWNGYNYEDSILLSERIVADDVFTSIHIEEFEVAARDTKLGPEEITRDIPNVAEEALRNLDEAGIIYIGAEVQPGDILVGKITPKGESPMTPEEKLLRAIFGEKASDVRDTSMRMPPGTFGTVVEVRVFNRHGVEKDERAMAIEREEIERLAKDRDDEQSILDRNVYARLTDMLTGKVAVEGPKGFSESKKLDSTVMGRYPRSQWWQFAVEDEKLQNEIEALRKQYDESKEALQRRFMDKVEKVQRGDEMPPGVMKMVKVFVAVKRKIQPGDKMAGRHGNKGVVSRILPVEDMPFLEDGTHADIVLNPLGVPSRMNVGQILETHLGWACAGMGKKIGDLLELYQETGDILPLRQRIENLMPDDNHNEPVRQYDNESLYKLALQMKKGVSIATPVFDGAHESDINMMLEDAGLDSSGQVTLYDGRTGEPFDRPVTVGYIYMLKLHHLVDDKIHARSIGPYSLVTQQPLGGKAQFGGQRFGEMEVWALEAYGAAYTLQEMLTVKSDDVAGRTKVYEAIVRGDDTFEAGIPESFNVLVKEMRSLALNVELDDARELIAQRVLSDRVEQ